A DNA window from [Chlorobium] sp. 445 contains the following coding sequences:
- a CDS encoding protein-S-isoprenylcysteine methyltransferase produces the protein MSHIFRLVLLLFALALAVASLTIVPAGLCGMLEAPSVWIASLLYFGFFLSTINRVRVHGNFTAREKDAQVKSAWGKVAYPIQFLGLGGAHWLAVYDYSQNAAPELLWSIVGLVLMLVALVVNRLAARELGRFWDRLVIQEQHRLVTSGIYSVVRHPIYTSYLLLFFGHMVFFQSLWASLLLAVVCAVWFGTRIKIEESLLLRKFGEDYAQYMRQTKRLVPFLF, from the coding sequence ATGTCGCACATTTTTCGTCTTGTGCTTTTGCTTTTTGCCTTAGCGCTTGCGGTTGCAAGTCTGACCATTGTGCCTGCCGGGCTTTGCGGTATGCTTGAGGCACCATCGGTCTGGATTGCTTCACTGCTTTACTTCGGCTTTTTCCTAAGCACAATCAACCGTGTGCGTGTGCATGGCAATTTCACGGCAAGAGAGAAAGATGCGCAGGTTAAAAGCGCTTGGGGCAAAGTAGCCTACCCGATTCAATTTCTGGGATTAGGTGGTGCGCATTGGCTTGCTGTCTACGACTATTCACAGAATGCGGCACCTGAGTTGCTCTGGAGCATCGTAGGGTTGGTGCTGATGCTGGTGGCGCTGGTGGTGAATCGCTTGGCGGCGCGTGAGCTCGGACGCTTCTGGGACAGGCTGGTGATTCAAGAGCAGCATCGACTGGTGACGAGTGGAATCTACAGTGTGGTGCGTCATCCTATTTACACAAGTTACCTTTTGCTCTTTTTCGGACATATGGTCTTTTTTCAAAGTCTGTGGGCGAGTTTGTTGCTGGCAGTGGTCTGTGCTGTGTGGTTTGGCACGCGTATTAAAATTGAGGAAAGCCTGCTGCTGCGTAAATTTGGTGAAGACTACGCGCAGTATATGCGTCAGACAAAGCGGCTTGTACCGTTTCTGTTTTGA